The following nucleotide sequence is from Ailuropoda melanoleuca isolate Jingjing chromosome 12, ASM200744v2, whole genome shotgun sequence.
CCTAAATCTCCTTCCTGTGCCCTTGACCTGCACTCAAGTCGAGCTACCAGAAGAGATTGGACTCCTGGGTGTCCTCTCTCTTGCACCTTCAAAGTGATGTTTGGGGCCTAGGTTAcggaaaaataatagtaaacagCACTCACCATGTGCTACCACTATTTTACATCATCTCCGATTTACCGAAAAGTAAACTGAGTCATAAAAGAAGTTTTGCAGGGAAATGAACTCTAGAATTCATGCTCTCTACACTCTCAGCTTCGGGTGCCCAGCTTTACTCCCTCTAAGATCCGCCCACCTCAGTGGTCCCGCCCCCAGTTTCAAAATCTTTAAATCCTTTATGCTTTCAGTTCGACCTCTCCACTTCTGGGTCTTGCCCTGGGGTTTCAGTCGCTTCTTTTCCAGGTCTTACCCATCCATTCAAACACACAGCCTCAGACGCTCCTAATTTTCGGAGTTTTAGCTCCGCCTCTTAACTACGGTCCCAGTCCCCACATTCTGGCGAGCCGGGCTTTCTCTCCGTAGGTTAAGTCTACTTTCTGGGccgcgccccctcccctgccagtgCTTCCTATTTTTTCTAGGCCACACCTCTACTTCCTTGGTCTTTGACTCCGCCCAACTGCCGCCCAATTTAAACCTCACCCATATCTGAGCCCCTCCCCTTGTCTCAAACTTTCTGAGTAGTTTTTCTGCCCCCTATCCCACTCCCTCTGAGGTTCTCAACTCGGACCCTAGCCTCGGAGCGGTAAGAGTCTTTATACCCTCTCCTGAATGCCTCCCCCAGCTCCGCCCCAACCCATTCTGAGATCCGCGCCCTCATCCTAGGCGTCTTCACCATTCTCtccggcagcccctcccccagccctacCCTAGGCCCCTCCTCTCTTCCGCTAGAGACCGCGCCTTCTTCCATCAGGCCCCGCCCTTCGGACCGCCTTCCGCGCCGTTTCCGCCCAGTAGCATAACCTAGCCCCGCCCCTTTCGTGAAAAAGCCACGCCCCTCCCttgcccccacctcccttccttaGGTTCCGCCCCTCTGGTCCactggccccgcccccggcccggcGCTGCAGTGCCTTCCACATCGCGGCCCCGCCCGCCCCCGCCGTGCGGAGAggagggcggcggcggcggctgctgctgctgctgctggagcgGCCCGGGAGGTGGAGGCGGCGAGGATGGCGGCGGCGTCGTGGGCGCGGCGGAGATGAGCGCCGGCGGCCCCAGGCCCAGGGCGGCGTGGCCGGAGTGGGCGGGGGTCCCGATGCAGGCCCGAGGAGGGCCATGGGGCAGGTCCTGCCGGTCTTCGCCCACTGCAGTGAGTAGGGGGAGACTCAGGCTTGGTGTGGGGCCCAGACGCCCAGGTGGGCCCCCCAGTAAGCCCTCCGTACCAGGTCGCGGGAGGattgggttgggggaggaggcgAAGGAGACAAAGGaagctctcccctccccccgcatTCCAGCGGCGATGGGGGCGACCTGACCCGGAGGACCTGAGTGAGTCAAGGCGGAGGTGGGGAGCACTGAGATAGCCGGCGGGGGTCGCGCCGGACTCTGGGATATGGCGCCGGACCCCACCCAGGGATGAAGAAGCTCTCCGGAAGCTGTCCCTTCGCTCTGGTGCTGGCTGCAGCCGGCGGGGAGGGGAGTTGAATGGAGGGGTAGAGCCAGGGTAGAGAAGAGGGATCTAACCACCACCCCCTATCATCCGTCTTCGCATCCCACCTCCGTTTTCTACCCAGACTCAGAGGCTGCCCCGACCTCGCCCAAACTGTCCAACACCCTGTCTCTCGGAAacagccacccccccccagggCCAGGACTCCTGGGTCCTTACTGAGCTCTACCACTGATTAGTAGTAACCCTGAAAGACGCCCATCCTACTCCGGGCCTCTGATTCCAGGCCTCCGATCCCCCAGTTGTCAAAacgaggtgggggcggggaggggggcatctGATTTCAGTTTCCAAATGGTATTGAGCATCTATTGTAGGCAAAGCCCCAAGCTACCTCTGAGAAGCTAGGTTCCACAATTCAAAATACCTTATCTGATCCTTGCGATCTCTGAGACCAGGGCTTGAACAGTCCTCGTCTAACATTTTCTGTCTCACACCCCCGTAGTTCCCGCAACTGAGAATTTCAACACTCTCAGATCTGGCCACTTGCATGTCCTAGGAGTCCAGATGCCAAAATTTCTAAGCATTTGTTATTTCAACACTGAAGAGTATCATCCCAGCATTCTAAGATCTTGTGCTTACCTCCGCTTACAAAGGAAAGCCCTACATGATCCCTACCgccaccaccccctgccctcatctcccacccctctccctcctaGTCACTCTGTTCTAGTCATGCCTTCATGTTCCCCAAATTTGCCAAGCATAGTGCCtgcctcagggactttgcactgggcttttttctctgcctgaaaGACTCTTCCCTAGACATCTGCATGGCTTCCTCACTTCATTCAAGGCTGTGCTCAAGTGTAATCTTATCAAAGAAGCCTTCCTGACCACCCTGTCTGAAATAGCAccctctcactttctcttcccttaccctgctttatttttttctgcacacTTAACACCCAACATCATATATTTGTGTGTTGTCTTTCTTGCCTGTAGGGTGTAAGCCCTacaagggcagggattttgtctgttttgttcacatttGAAACGGTGCCTGGTACGTAGTAGGTGTCCAGTACAtggtttttgaaagaatgaaCTAATTGAAACCTCCTAAAATTCCTAATTTGAAGACTCTTAAGATTAAGATTCCTCGATTTGATCTTATAAGGCTGAGCTTCTCATAGCACTATAGTAAGGTTTTACAGTCTGTATATACAATGTTCTAAAGGTCCTGTGATTCAAATATTCTGATTCCTTAATTCGGACCGTCCAAGTTTCCGGGACTGGCACACTTCTGTGATTCCAACAGTCTAAGCTTCTAAGAATCTTCGATTCTTTCCCTCTCGCAGAAGAAGCTCCATCTACAGCGTCCTCTACCCCTGACTCCACAGAAGGTAAGTAGAGGGGGAGGATGTGAGAGCAGAACTTGAAAGGGCTTACTGCTGGGTAGGGGGGTTGAAGAGTGGGTCAGGGTCCCGCTTAGAGTAGCTCTTACCCTCCTTTGCTTACTGTAGGAGGGAATGACGACTCAGATTTTCGGGAGCTTCACACAGCCCGAGAATTCTCGGAGGACGACGAGGAAGAGACCACGTCGCAGGACTGGGGCACCCCCCGGGAGCTGACCTTCTCCTACATCGCCTTCGACGGTGTGGTGGGCTCTGGAGCGCGCCGGGATTCAGCTGCCCGCCGTCCCCGTCCCCAGGGCCGCTCAGTCTCAGAACCGCGAGACCCACCCCCTCAGCCCGGCCTGGGCGACAGTTTGGAGAGCATCCCCAGCCTGAGCCAATCCCCAGAACCTGGGCGCCGCGGTGAACCCGACACTGCCCCTCCGGCCGTACGCCCCCTGGAGGACCTAGGGCTCCAGCTGGACCAGCTGGGCTGGGCAGCCCGGGGAGCGGGGTCCGGAGAAGACTCTGCCACCAGTAGCTCCACCCCGCTGGAGGACGAGGAGCCCGACGGGTCGGAGGTTGGAGAGGCTGGGAAAGGTGAGATGTCAGAAGTGCTGGGACCGAAGCCACAAGGGGTGGGTGGTCTCTCCTCAGGGCACCTCCAAGGTGAAAGCTCACGGCCTTCTCTTTCTAACGCGCCAGAACTGGACCTACAACTCGGGCTCCCTCAGTCCGCACCGCCGCCCGAAGTTTTGTCTCCGcagcccagccctggctctggAACCCCCCAGGCCGGGACCCCATCCCCACCCCGATCCCGGGATTCGAACTCTTGGCCTGATGAGCCCTCGCTGGACCAGAAGGAGGAAGAGCCGCGAGGGCACCTGGAGCGGGAGCCAATCACGGGGCAGTGCCTCGATAGCACGGATCAATCAGAATTCACATTGGAACCACTCCTTCTAAGTAAAGCTTGTGAGTGAAGGTGCTCCTTTGAGCTATAGTTACAGGAGGGTTGGAATTTAAGGGGACCAGCCTCGCGAAGGAAGTGAGGAGAGTGGAGAAGAGGAGGTATTGCTATTGGCTAGATATAAACTCCGCCcttaaaccccccccccccgttatcTAGATTACCAATGGCTCTTTCTGTAGTTCTCCCTCCCACTTGAGGCATGAGCCTTCCTTTGAGCATTAGGATTGGCTGATGGCTAAAAAAATAATCCCTCTTTTGGTGTGCGCCTCCTAGAGGCTGATTTTGGACAGGACAAATCCCTGAAAAAATAAGGCCGTCTTCTGGTTGTGGTCATGGGACACTTAAAAGTAAACTCCACGCCTCTTCAAAACGCTCCTCTTCCCTGACCGCATCCACTGGCCAGTTGCAAATAGAGCCCGCCTTCCTCTAAAATACGCTTAGCCTCCACGAACGGCCACGGTGATTATAGACATCACTGCTTTTGGGTGTTTACAAAGAGAGCCACCCCTTTTTGGAACTGTCCCCTCCTCTATGGAGAGCCATTGGCTGGGTACAAAGGGGCCCCGCCCCCTACTCCCTCCCTCCGGGTTCCACTGAAGTGGGCAAAGCCCCTCAGAAGTAGCGGTGTCCGCAGCCTCTCACTCGGAGCGGAGATGGGGAGTAAAGGTGGGCTTGCGGAGCGGGCTGGTGGGACCGGGATTGGGGGATGGCGTAAATGGGTCCAGATTCTCTCTTATCTCCCTCAAAGCTGCGGGTATGTTTCCTACTGGTCCCAGATTCCCCAGAGCTGCAGGCTGAAGCTGGGGGGGTTGCGGGGGTGTctagagagagagtggagggagcgTGGGGTCCCCTCTCCCCCGAGCCGAGGCTTTGGGGCCCGAGAGCAgggaggccccctcccccagtctcagGCCCAGGCGGCGCTGTCACTCAGGACCTGGACAGGCCAGCACAGCTGTGGGCCaggcccccccctccccccagcgtGCCTAAACTTAGACCCCGCCTCAGGCGACCCGGCGCCTCCCCCACCCACTGGCACTGGCCTTGGGGAGGCTGCAAGGGAAGGCCCTGCGTTGCGGGTAGGGGGAGGCCTGCCCTAGTTAGAGGTAGATGGGAGGGTGTGTGTAAGGACAATATAGAAGTGGGGGGGGGACTCTGAGGGGGACCGGTCAGGTCAGAATTTGATCAGAGTGACGGTGGGAGGGTGGAGGGTCTGGAGGGGTATTGGCCTACCGGTTCAGGGCTGAGATGGGATCACCTTTTTGGAAAAGCTGTTAACATTTAGATGGGCAAAATGAAatattggaggggcacctggctggctcagcgggtagagcatgtgactcttgctctctaTTCTTGATACTGGGTCGTGtcttcaagctccacgttgggcacagagcccattgggaaaaaaaaaaaaagaaactttgggGTCTGGAGGTCAGGGCTCAGGAAGGGCTAGTGAGGTGAATGTAGCATCTCAGAAAGGGGTCAGAAATTTGAATCAGGGCATAGAAAGGTGGGTGGTGTTATTAATACATTTAAGACTTAGGAAAGTGCATGCGGGTGGGAGTATCAAGAAAATACCACTTACACTTGTCAggttggcaaaaaagaaaaagaacaataacacCCATTGTTGGGCAGGATGCTGGAAAAAGATCATGCCCAAGTTGCTCACGGAAATGAGAATTGTTAACAGTCTTGCTAGTAAGCAATCTGCTAACGTTTATGACATTCAGAAACACAGAGCTCGTCCACCCAGCTGTTTCACGTCTGGGATTCTATCTCAGAAATAGAACCTCCCTGCAGGGAGGTAAGAATGTCTGTAGAAGGCTGGTCCTTGCAGCACTGTTGAGGAATGGAGGTTAAGAAAGCAAGTGAATGATCCAGCAATAGGTCAATATTGAATGAAATGAACGATGCGACAGCCACACGACAGAATCTTGTGGCGCTCTTATGAAGGATGAATCAAGAGCTCTTCCAACTGACAAGGAGGGAATTCTAGGAGGGAAAAGAGTGGGATGTGTGTGAGGCAGAAAAATGTATAGATGATTCCATTTCTCAtaaataatgaccaaaaattgTATCCACACATAATCTACGGCAGGACTGAGATTAAGGGCACTTGCTAGACGGTTAACTTGGGTTTTCCaggagaagaggggaagcagC
It contains:
- the RTN2 gene encoding reticulon-2 — translated: MGQVLPVFAHCKEAPSTASSTPDSTEGGNDDSDFRELHTAREFSEDDEEETTSQDWGTPRELTFSYIAFDGVVGSGARRDSAARRPRPQGRSVSEPRDPPPQPGLGDSLESIPSLSQSPEPGRRGEPDTAPPAVRPLEDLGLQLDQLGWAARGAGSGEDSATSSSTPLEDEEPDGSEVGEAGKELDLQLGLPQSAPPPEVLSPQPSPGSGTPQAGTPSPPRSRDSNSWPDEPSLDQKEEEPRGHLEREPITGQCLDSTDQSEFTLEPLLLSKALADLLYWKDTRTSGVVFTGLMASLLCLLHFSIVSVTAHVAVLLLCGTISLRVYRKVLQAVHRGDGANPFQAYLDVDLTLTQEQMERLSQQIASRVVSVAIQLRHFFLVEDLVDSLKLALLFYILTFVGAVFNGLTLLILGVIILFTVPLLYRQHQAQMDQYVGLVTNQLSHIKAKIRAKIPGSGALASAAAAVSGSKAKAE